The genomic segment TGACACTAATGAGCACAGCTGTAAGAATAATTAGTTTTTAATGTTGAATCCAATATCTTCATATCCAAATTGATGATCAAACTTTATGAGAACAAATGCTTTCTAAAGCATTTGTTCAAAAGCAGCACAGGGTTATGAGACTCGCGAGCAACTAGTGAAGGTATCAATCATTTTTGGGAGTAGATGTTTACCAATGGTTATCACGAATGGCCAACCCACAGCTCCCATGTGCAAAGCAAAACACACCTTTAAACTAAATCAGAGGGAGTCTGCACACCACTACGTCTCAAGCACAATCATCACACATACATGCCCACCAAACATATGCACATGCAAAGTTACGCTGTTTGTTCAATACTTAATGTGCAATCTACAAGCAAGAGAAATGCAACAGGAGTGTGCTTCTGACTTACGGAAGGAATTTCTGTGGCACATAGTGCGTTAGACGAAAGAATCCTTTCGGCCCTCCGGCCGAGCTGTCGTCGTTCGACACTGGCAGAGATTTCGGCTTTGGTGCCAAGCAAGTAGGCTCGTCATCATAGGAACTTACTGAAACAAAAAAAGCCAGCAGGAGCAATAAAACATTTAACATTTGATACATGTCTAGAATATCGCCTGCCTGTTCCACATTTTCGTGTACTGTAGTAATCAATAAGATAAGATATTGTGGTTTTGTGTGAAAAATTTATTACCTGCATTTAcaagctgcctttttttttttcgttattgtcGACAGGACGTACACTGCTGCTGCCAGGAGGTCAGATAGAAAACACTGTTTATTGCCGGTGCTATATATAACTCCACTTTCGCATTGTCCATTTCATGGTGCTCCCTAATGCATACATTTACAAGGCTGTGTGTATGCGCCATgtgtgtttctctctctttcatttcgTATCATTAATCAATCCTGCAGCAGCATGCCATGCCCTTCACTTGGCTAATCTCTCCAATTATCACTAAACTTTCTCCAACTAACACGGGAGTATTTTCTGGTATGCTAGTTGATGTATATGGTCTCCTTGTGATAGGTGACAGGAATAGGCAAGTCATGTGTGAAACGAGTAAGCCATGTGGTGCAAATAACACGATGCTAAGTGTTCCAAGAGGGTATTCCCCAAGGTTAGCAGACTGGCATAACACAATCTTTCCAAGCAGTTTAGCTCATAAGACCAGAAATACAAAATATAGCTTAATTTTTGCCCACTACTGTTTCTTGATTCGGTGCTCTGAAATTGTTGGCCTAATGCATCTTCCAAGGCCTTGGTTGTTTGCACCTTACACCTTGCTTCTGTTATAATTAATCTGCTAAGTATGTGTTTTGCTTCAAGTCTGATAGTGACTGTACATGATCAACGTTTAAACTACAACCAAGACCAAGGAACGCATAATAATAATGCAAATTCAGTCATGCCCGTATATGCAGTTTAGCGGAGGCATGAAAGAACGTTTCCGGTTTCTTCCCTATGCTTCCACAAGCGGACGGAACCACAAGCATCAAGCTGCCTCTGTTTATAGATAACACAGGTGCATCGCACAACCAGTTTTTATCCGACCTTTCAAGCCACCGGAGACGTAGCTGAAACTCCATAGCTGAACGGCTACACCGCAATGAACTTACGCCCATGCAACATATGTAGAATACTTTTTTTCGCGCGCAGTTTGACAACTTTCATGTCGGCGTGTTCTAATCCTGACATGTGCACACTTCACCCTCGCGGTAAAGTTTGCTTACCACCGCTGGCACCAACATCGTAAATACGTTCGTCGCACTTGTCCGCAACGTCCACGCTTTCCGAGAGCGAGAATCGGTTGATCGGAGTCAGTTTGCGGTAGCAGGATCCGCCGATCCAAAGAAGATCGCAGTTCAGGACATCCATAGCTGCGTTATAGGGGCGACACGCAGCGTTCCTAGGCGAGCCGCGATATCATACGATACAAGTCGATACCGAATTCATTCGAAATGTCAAGCGCGCCTAATGTCGAATTACCTAAAACGAACGAAACTGATAAAGCGAAAGAAACCGTGAGGCTGTAGTGCATACAACACGGTGGCAGCGGCCGCCAGCCAGCCGACTGCTTCCGTGTGCAACACACTTAatgacgtcatcatcatcatcatcagcctactttatgtccgctgcaggacgaaagcctctccctgcgatctccattttacccctgtcctgcgctaacaGATTCTAACTAGcgtctgcaaatttcctgatttcatcgccccacccagtcttctgccgttttcgactgcgcttcccttcgcttgaTACCTATTCTGTAAATAAgcccactggttatctaacctacaccGCCTGGccggctccattttttttttctcttaatgtcagttagaatatcggctatccccgtttgcgctctgatccacgccgctctctttctgtctcttaacgttacgcctaacattacCAGTTACCTAACATTAACAGCACCGGTACAATGCACTcattgtacacatttcttttcaatgataatggtaaagtTCAGTCAGGATCTGACcatgtctgccatatgcgcttcaacccatttttatccttctgtaaatttccttctcatgatcagtacCCTGTGAGTCACTGACCTATATAGGTAAccgtgctccttcacagactctatagaGGCTGAATGgccatcctgaactcttgtttccttgcccggctattgatcattatttttgtcttctgcatattaatcttcaaccccactcttacactctttctgttaaggtacagcctcaatcatttgttataactcgtacccagtgttgctgaacaggacaatgtcatctgcaaactgaaggtcgctgagatattcgccgttgatccttactcctaagcctttccaattcaatggtTTGAATACGTCTTCCACGCaggcagtgaacagcattggagagattgcgtctccttctctgacccctttctttataagtatcttcctacttttctggtggagaattaaggtagctgaggaaactctgtagatactttccaagatattcacataagcatcctgtactccttgattacgtaatgcctctatgtctgctgatatctctactaaatcaagtgccttttcgtaatctatgaaagccatatagctagagaggctgattgtactcttcggatttctcaattacctggttgatgacatggatgtgatccattgtagagtatcccttcctgaagccagcccgtTCCCTTGgatgactgaagtccagtgttgcccttattctattagaaattaccttggtgagtattttatataatatactggaagtaagctaatgggcctataagttTCGGATTCTTTAACGGCTCCCTTTTTGTAGATTACAGTATAATGTTGACACTCTTTCAATTCTCTAGGACCCTTGAAGTCAATAGACAGTTGATATAGAGGgctgccagtttttcaagcattatgcctcctccaATACCTTTCATTAAATCGACTTTTATTCCATCTCCTGCCGcctttccccatttcatgtcttgcaaggcccttctaacttcatcgctagttataggaggatcGAACCACTGGAAAAAagtactacttcgaatggaggtatcgtggctactataggtactgtacaggtcagtataaaattattCCGTTGccttccttctcactgatttcgtgctgcgtccatttttcacGTCACTTTTTGTAAAGCGCTTACATGAACTAGTTTTCTATAACGAAGTCAGAAGTGCCAAATTCGATCATCAAAACATTGCTGATTGAAAGCAGATGCACATGTGACCAGACGTGACACTTTATGACCTTTTGGCGATTTCGGCAAATCGCACCAACGTGCATTGGAGTGCCCCAGTGCGCACCTGTGCATTTGCTGAATTCGCAATTTGATTCCCACGGCACATTCAATAATTACCTAGCATGTTATTTTTGTTAGTAGATGCTATATAATGCATAAGTATATAgggtatttcagcgaacactttcaaaaatgctcaaaggttgcctgtggcaagTGGTGCACTTGAAGTGGTGGTCAccgcttgcacaaaaaattgaaatgcgtaattgactaattaacaaaaactaattaattttagctaattaccttatggcccatattgcaatttacaaattctagccgtggagtctGCAATGCGGATCCACTTGACcagaactttgcagagaaatagGGCCACTTGTgcggcaatttcgcgtgtatTTGCGAGTTTCTTTCACACTCTGAaagacacttttatgtagcacgtattgagcaacagagagcTGTGTCAGgcgtttttcatgttgctctataattttctaattgactcttttcatctaattataatatttgagaatttgaataattaattcagactaattgtgtaattaggtggaatgcaagaaaaaaataatctgaatgtctccaagcgacggcaaacatcattacctcagttctttccagctacgtgcAATTTGCAAATCTTTAAGGTTTTGGTAAAGTTACGTgggccaccctgtatatacgTACATGCTCCTGTAAGGGCCACAACACCACTTTGGAGGGCAAAATTTTGGAAAAAATTCAAGACGTCCCGCTGGTAAGCAAAGTTAGTTCTACAAGAACTGAAATTTGGGCGAATTCGTAAGAATCCGTATATGACTTAAAGTGCAAAACAACACAAGGACACAAGAGAGGAAGACCAGACAGGACGAGTGCTACTTCAAACTAaaactcactcacacacacacacagaaaaaacacCTATTTCGCGAAAGCAAGACCGAGTGACAATAAGAACGTTTATAACATGAGATTTGCGCCTCTCTTGCCTCCTGCTACAGTTGCGGAAACAGTGCGAACCTCTAGCGGGCCGTCATCGGGCTTATTCGATGAACGACGCGGAGAgtaaagcgggggggggggggggggaggtgcagcGGCCCCGTGAGGCGGAAAGAGGAGAGGGAGGGGATCGGGGTGAGAGGAAATCCGTAGCGCCATGGCGTAGCGCGACGACgactgctacgagatggcgccagagcagtgCGCATCGTCTGGGACATAGAGTTATTGGAACTCTATGGTTTGGGAGGTCTGTcaagtgcagctgctgtgaatcgggcccacgcgtcacccacgcgctggctcgaGCTCGAGCCACGCGCGTGTGGCTAGCTCGAGAGATCGCGAGATCTCGCGATCTCTagattggcgaggcagtcgcgccacacttcgctccgtttgcgacgCGGCGCACGAGACAGGCTGTTcgcgccagccaacatatcgctaaatgaaaacacgtatatagagctgcgctcaaatttcgcattatggagtatcgtaatcgtcggtggaCTTTCTTTTTAACCTTGCAAGAAGCTAATGCAGGACTCTCTATTGATCACACCAAAAATGCAAAGATCACTTGAAGACTCGCATTTGTATTGTGGTATTATAACTACCAactattttgtgctttcacaaGATTGATAATCGATAGTGACTTCCAATTTGGTCCAGTTGGCATATACCAAGTGATGGCCAATTGAAACCAATTGGATGTCCAATTCGAACAAATTGGGTCCCATCGATTTTAATCATACATGAAACAGACGCACAAACTGAAATTTATGAGTGCACTGCGcttcgcaatgccaagtttgaaCTGCAGAGAATTAAGAAAATCGGTATTATCGCGGAATCCACCTACGTTTAGCCTATCCCTGCTTTGTTCTTACTCAAATTTCGCAGCAAGATCGCATTTTGTGATACAGGTCGTTTAATATAACGCTTGGCACGGTTATTTGCCCGGCTtgtcgaaagagagagagaaaacgaacgCCGGaggtatagtgtactagaataatgtcctagtgacACGACCGGAAAGGGGCGCGCGTGCCTCTTTCCGTTGACGCCACCAGGTGTCGCCACTGCGACCTTTTCTAGCAGACCGGCTGCTCTCATATTCGTTGCTTTTGAGGCGGTCCGTGTTATTAAGGGTTCTTTACGGACATGGTTCTTTCTTTATAACAGAACAGGATTGTATTTAACAAAGTATAGTGTAAAGGAAGATTTTGAAGGCCACATCGAGACCATAGTATCGACAATGTCGTCTGCTAGCGTATTCTCGCACAGTCCGGCGCTTTCATTGCGCTCGTCGTATCGCATGTGCCTGCTGGCAATTCACGGAGCTTCTTGTTGCTCATCTACTGCTCGAAAGCCAGTATATCTGGGCCTGCCTTGCTTCTATGGAGCTATATTTACCACTCCATTTAAATCGCGTGCTTATCGCAAATGACAGGAAAAAGTGCGTAGcgacttcggcgttgcgctgctaaccccgaGGGCGTAGGATTAAATAATGGACTCGTTGGCTGCACTTTCATAGCAGGAAAATGCAAACATGTCCGTGTTGCCGGTTataaaaccccagttggtcaaaattattcatgtgtccctccccccccctctttacTGCGTGCCTAATAATTAGATCTTAGTGTGTTTTACACATTAAACCCCGGAATGAATTCATTTTTGACTATGCAATTGCGCACATACAAACTCAAAATTTTTCCCGAAATTTTAGCTCCTAAGAAATCCGCCGCATCTTCAGCACATACTGTCAGAGTGACGCTCAAAAGAAATCCAGGTtagtatttttttaattattcacaaTGAAAATAGCACAGCTATAATGGAACCCTAAAGTGTACCTTCCCTAGACACCGAGCATCAAATCCCATTATAAGTAACTATTACTGTTAAAACACATGACCAAAAAACACCTTGTAGCATGGAGTTCTAGGAACACCAACTGAGTTTAATATATTTTGATGCCTGCAGGGCGTCTTCTTTCATTACACTTCTTCACGCTTTTTGTTAAGAAATGTAGCCTGGTTGTGATGTAGAAAGCAGTGAGTTCTGCTGTGATGGATTCGAAGTGATCAGGGCAGCCAAGTTGATGCTGCAGCCTGGCTTTAACAGCACCTAGCTAAAACATCTAAAACACTGTCTGCGTGCAACTCAAGAAGACTAAAACAAACTATGAAGTCTTTGTCCAAGTTGATCATAAACTTGCATATAGGGGAGGCAGGATATGACAAACCACCATTGTCTTTCATATGACAAACTCTGCAAGCCTCAAATTTCCTGCTGCCCATTTTGTGATCAGTAGTAAGTTCAGGCAGGCTTCACAACCTGTCTTTAAAATGCACTTTCTCGCCACAACCAGCGATATAGAAAATTAGGCGGCTGTCACTGGATGCTGGAGTCCCAAATACCACAGCAGCAGGCTGCAACCTCGAGTTAAAACACGTGAAAGGTCATGAAAGTCACTTTCAGGCATTATTCTTTAGCAGATGATGCGGCTCTGAGTCTTGTAGCAAATGGTTCGCAGCGGCAAGGGAGCGTACAAATATGTCTTGGCACAGCCCACCTCTAAAGTACAGTTgagcagacacttcgtcttcatgCCCACTGAAATGCAGAACTTTCTCATGCAATATCTCGAGCCTTTGTTGCTTTTGTACCTACGTTGTCGCGAAAACTACGGTTGAGTCGTTGCCACAGTTAAAGTGGCACCAGAGCTTGAGGCAACATTCACTACTTGGAGCGAGCTAATTGCGAATGGTTCATTCTCCGCAAACTGTCAGTTTTCATCTTACGCAGTCTCGATCAGGATCTCGCGAAGTGGTTCTAgtattattctagtacactatagccgGAGGACTAGAAAGTGATGTGTGCGGGTAGCCAGACTTCAGGAAACCGAAACCAGTCCTTACTTGTGACTAGAACAGTTggaactttttctttctttcttgtaaaataaaatttaacaaaaactatcgctttatttatttatacgtctttttaaaagaaagttttaatTATTTTTAACTTACATCGAAAATTTGCCGCCAGGGAACACCCCATagaggtaatgtagtgagaaactctatgggacaCCCATTTACACAAGAAGAAAACGTAGAAACGGATGTAAAGTCGGTGTAAAGCATGGTGTAAAGTCATTAAACTGAGCGTTGAAAACAAAACGACACATCAGACACCCTATCTCATATATATTATTTTTGTTTCAAATTTCAGAGGTTCCGCGGTTCCGCTTCCTTTGTCGTTCACGTAGCAGCAGCTTTTGTCTTTCAGTTATTTTTTGCCTTTGTTGGTCTGCGTTGTCAGGAGTTCTGGCCTTACACGTGGGCCAGCCGGGCGCGTTGTCATATGTTGAATTAAAGTGAGTAGCGTGCGCTGCTgccagtgattttttttctcggaGTGCGGCAGCAAGTGCTTTTTGCTCGCCGTGCGGCCTGCGAACTTCGGCTGGCGCAATAGCCTGCGCGACAGACGACACAGCATGGCATCTGCCGGCGAGAGGAAAGGAACTTTCAAAGTGCGAGTTCTTCAGGAAATCGAAGCCAACGTGCAGGCGAAATGGGAAGCCGAGAAAGTGTTTGAGGTCGACGCGGGTCCTGGCGAAGGTGGCGACGGAAAGTTCTTCGTCACTTTTCCCTACCCATACGTGAATGGGCGCCTTCATCTGGGTCACTCCTTCTCGTTGTCCAAGTGTGAGTTCGCCGTCGGATACCAGCGTCTGCTCGGCAAGAAATGCCTCTTCCCGTTCGGTTTCCACGCCACCGGAATGCCGATCAAGGCGTGCGCCGACAAGCTGGCGCGCGAGATGGAAGAGTTCGGCTGTCCGCCCGTGTTTCCCGACGACGACACCGCAGCCGATGACGACGCCAAGGGGTCCGCCGGCGACTCGGCCGAGGCCGTGCTCAAGAGCAAAGCGAAAGGCAAGAAGAGCAAGGCGGCTGCCAAGACCGTAGCGGCCAAGTACCAGTGGCAGATTATGCAGTCGTTGGGATTGTCGGACGAAGAAATCGCGAAGTTTGCGGACGCTGCCTACTGGCTGCACTACTTCCCGCCCATAATCCGCGAGGACCTCAAGAGGATGGGTCTCAAAGCGGACTGGCGACGTTCGTTCGTGACCACGGACGTGAACCCGTATTACGACTCGTTCGTTCGTTGGCAGTTTCTTCGCCTCAAGGAGAGACAGCGCATAAAGTTTGGCAAACGTTATACCATCTTCTCGCCCAAGGTAAACCAGCCTTGCATGGACCACGACAGGAGCACCGGAGAAGGCGTCGGGCCCCAGGAGTACCTGCTAGTCAAGATGAAGGCAGTCGAACCGTTCCCAAAAGCGTTGAAGACGATGCAAGGCCGCAACCTGTTTCTAGTTGCGGCCACGCTTCGCCCGGAGACGATGTACGGGCAGACCAACTGCTGGGTCCGGCCTGACATGGATTACGTAGCATTTGAGCTCAAAGATGGTGATGTTTTTGTTTGCACGTACCGGGCTGCACTCAACATGAGCTATCAAGGCTTCACGGTGGATGCTGGCAAGGTCAAGGTTCTCCTTAACCTCAAGGGCCAGGATCTGATCGGTCTTGGACTGTCGTCACCGCTGACCTGCCATAAGGTCATCTACACACTTCCGATGCTCAACATCAAGGAAGACAAGGGAACAGGGGTGGTGACTTCGGTGCCGTCGGATTCACCAGACGACTACGCAACCTTGCGTGACCTCAAGAACAAAGAACCCTTGCGGCAAAAATATGGTGTTGCTGACAGCGCAGTTTTGCCATTCGATCCGGTTCCCATCGTGGAAGTGCCCGGGTATGGCTCACTCTCGGCTGTTGCAGTCTGCGATGAGCTGAAAATCCAAAGCCAGAATGATCGCGAGAAGCTTCAGGAAGCCAAGGAGAAGATATATCTTAAGGGATTCTACGAAGGTGTGCTGTTAGTTGGACCATACAAAGGGAAAAGGATTCAGGATGTGAAGAAGGACATCCAGAAGGGTATGGTTGACGATGGCAAAGGTGTCGTGTACATGGAGCCTGAGAAAAAAGTGATTTCCCGTTCGGGTGACGAGTGTGTTGTAGCACTCTGCGATCAGTGGTACCTCGACTATGGCGAGCCCATGTGGAAGGACATGGCAAGGACTGCTTTGTCCAAGATGGAGACGTACTCGGAGGAAGTTCGCAAGAACTTTCAGGCAACCCTGGACTGGCTTTGCGAGCACGCATGCTCTAGAACTTATGGTCTTGGAACGAAGCTACCGTGGGATGAATCGTGGCTGATAGAGTCACTATCTGACTCCACAATCTACATGGCATACTACACAGTTGCTCACTACCTCCAAAGTGGCGACCTCATGGGTAGGTCAGCTTGCCCTCCATACTTCATCAAGCCAGAAGACATGACACCGGAAGCTTGGGACTACATATTCCTTAATGTTGCAAGCAAGACTGAACTTCAGAAGAAAGAGGCCCTCGATGCTATGAAAAAGGAGTTTGAATACTGGTATCCCATGGACCTGCGCTGCTCTGGCAAAGACTTGATACCTAACCATCTGTCCTACTGCATCTTTAACCACTGTGCCATGTGGCCAGAACAGCCAGAGAAGTGGGTTCTCGGTATGCGAGCCAACGGCCACCTGTTGCTCAACTCGGAGAAAATGTCTAAATCTACAGGAAACTTTCTCACCCTTGCAGATGCATTGGACACGTTCTCGGCTGATGGAATGCGGCTGGCTCTCGCAGACGCCGGCGATGGTATTGAAGATGCAAATTTCGTCGTCACAATGGCAGACGCTGGAATTTTGCGTCTGTACACATTCCTCGAGTGGGTGAAAGAGATGCTTGCCTCCCTACCTTCACTGCGGACAGGCCCGACGGACAGCTACGTGGACAGAGCTTTTGAAGCCGACATGAGCCACGGGGTTGTCGCAACCAAGGAACACTATCACCAGATGATGTTCAAGGAGGCCTTGAGGACTGGCTTTTTCGAGTTCCAGGCTGCAAGGGACAAGTACCGCGAGTTGTGCGTACTGAGAGGAATGCACCGAGACCTTGTCATGAAATTCATCGAGCTGCAGGCCATCATCCTAAGCCCCATTTGCCCGCACATCTGCGAGCACGTGTGGTCTATGCTTGGGAAAAAGGAGAGCATAATGCATGCCAGGTGGCCCGTTGTCCCTGCACCCGATGAAACCCTCCTGAAGTCGTCGCAGTACCTCATGGACTCCGTGCACGAGTTCCGGCTGCGACTGAAGGCATTTCGTACAGCTGGAAGCAAGTGTAGCAAGAAGAAAGACCTCTCGATGCATCCTCCGGGACCCCAGATGGTTCGCGCAACAATCTGGGTGGCCAAGACGTTCCCTCCCTGGCAGCTGACGATCCTGACCACGCTCAAGCAGCTCTTCCAGAAACACAACGGTCTTCCAGACAACAAGGTTGTCTCGGCGCAGCTCAAGGACAAGCCGGAGCTGAAGAAGCACATGAAAAAGGTGATGCCGTTTGCGCAGGCGGTGCGCGAGAAGGTCGAGAAGCTGGGCATTGACGCTCTCAACGTGACCCTCGACTTTGACGAGCGAGAGGTGCTGTTGGAAAACTCGAGGTACATTCTCAACACGCTAGAAGTGGATGACGTCGAAGTCAAGTTCAGCGACGACCCGAAGGCCGAAGAGGTCATCCGGGAAGAATGCTGCCCCGGGCAGCCGCGTGTGGTCTTTTGTAGCGATACCTTTGTCAATGTGTGCTGCATTAACCAGCAGCAGTCGTCCGGTTGCTTTGAGGTTCAGGTCCCGGTGCTAGACGGAGACAGCGCAGCCAAGGTGTTGGCACGGTTGAGCAGGATGAGTGGCCATGCCAGTTTTGATGGCGTCAACGTGAAGCTCCTCAGGTATGAAAATCCCACGGCGGGGCCACGAAGTATGCCTACTCTTGGTTGCGAGGAGACAGGCAAGGTTGCCATTCCTTATGACGCTATCTTTCACATCAAGGCTGACAAGAGTGGTGTCGAGGTTGAACTGGGTGGCACTAGAGTTGATGTTGGAAGCCAAATGACATATGTTGTTGTGCCATAGGTTTGGTGCGGCGGCTGCGATGAAACATCTACAGAACTATTTAATAAAATGGTTTCTGTGCATGTTCATGTGGATTAAGTGATTGTTGCAAGGGGAAGCACCTTGTTTCTTAATTTTTTGGCTCTGTTTACTGCTGAGTAATGGGGCCAGATGAGGTCACTGTGCAAATAAAGCATCAAGGTAAAAGAAACATTTTATGCAAATTTTGGCATTACTGAGTAAACGGTATAGAGAATAAGATCATTCATGTAGTGCTTGttatgtggtggcattgtttgtGGACTGAAGCATTTTGTTTTTCAGGAAGCAGTGTCCCGCTGTAATAAGCATCACCAGACCATACTAAGGAGTGTGTTTGTCATTGCCTTGACCTCTGCAGTGGGTCATCATATTAAGCCGTACTAACAGGTTGAGCACCATGAAAACTGGTAATATTGATAGTTGTACAATTACGTTACCATGGCTAGTAGGAGTGCAGCCATGACTTTGAGGTTAAGTTTCTCCGTCTTGACTGGCTCCTTTGTGTAAGCTGTAAGGGAGCCAGTTACAACCAAAAGTGCTccgtgtgactggggtataaAACAAATGCTCCCATCAGGCAGCCATCAAAGCAATTCGTATCGAATTTGTTGTTTAACAGAAAGGGCCTAATACAATGACTGAAGGTTGAATTTTTGTTTGCGTAACCAAATGACCACAATTTACTCAAGAAAATATAAGAAATCCGAGATGGCAATATGAATAACATGGAATGTAAAATTTACACTCAACCCTGTAACAGAAGAAAAGGTTCAGTAAACTGTTCTTAATTGAACATATAAAAGCAATTACAGCGCTTAGTCTTTTGTTGTGGAGCAAAGGTTGTCAACCTTTCGGCCTCACGTTTTTTTAAAGTGCTGTTGTTGTCATATTTTAGTGAAGTATTTGAGAGCCTATTAAATTGAGAACTGTGGCCACCAAGTTCACCTTTTGCAGGCGACAAACCTGTTGCATACGAGTCCTGCACCCACACAGAGCAATCTTAAATCATTTGCAttttagtaagtgcaagtaagtAAATGCAAGGTGCAAGTGGTGGGTATGCTTTTCATTTAGGTCCTTCCAGGACTGCACCGGCTATGGCGACCGCTGCTGCCGAGCACATGGTCACGGGTTCGGTCTCTGGCTGTGGCAGTCACAATGgtggctgttctttttttttttttaactatgctAATCTGATCATGTTGGTTCAATTCaacttgctgtttcttttttcttgttttgttgttaGTATTCTTGTCTTTGATTTGTATTTATAAATTATATTTATCTACTCACCTGAAATCCCCCCCTATTTCATGCCCActagggcctttagggtattgaaataaataaattaagaaaaaaagaacaaagcaaatGGAATCTAAAAATTGTGTACCATGCTTTGGCTGCATGTGAAAGAACCTGACATAGTCGTAACACTTGATccactactgtgttcttcataacCCGCTGTGCTCTTTTGCAACATTCCAACTCTCCAATTTAAGTTTAAGATGTGCGTCCCTTAATGTACTATAATTTCACTTGGAAAATAAGATTAAGAAACACAAAGTACCGAGTGATCAGAAAGTAATGGGAAAAGTCAAAACTCC from the Dermacentor variabilis isolate Ectoservices chromosome 9, ASM5094787v1, whole genome shotgun sequence genome contains:
- the LeuRS gene encoding leucyl-tRNA synthetase gives rise to the protein MASAGERKGTFKVRVLQEIEANVQAKWEAEKVFEVDAGPGEGGDGKFFVTFPYPYVNGRLHLGHSFSLSKCEFAVGYQRLLGKKCLFPFGFHATGMPIKACADKLAREMEEFGCPPVFPDDDTAADDDAKGSAGDSAEAVLKSKAKGKKSKAAAKTVAAKYQWQIMQSLGLSDEEIAKFADAAYWLHYFPPIIREDLKRMGLKADWRRSFVTTDVNPYYDSFVRWQFLRLKERQRIKFGKRYTIFSPKVNQPCMDHDRSTGEGVGPQEYLLVKMKAVEPFPKALKTMQGRNLFLVAATLRPETMYGQTNCWVRPDMDYVAFELKDGDVFVCTYRAALNMSYQGFTVDAGKVKVLLNLKGQDLIGLGLSSPLTCHKVIYTLPMLNIKEDKGTGVVTSVPSDSPDDYATLRDLKNKEPLRQKYGVADSAVLPFDPVPIVEVPGYGSLSAVAVCDELKIQSQNDREKLQEAKEKIYLKGFYEGVLLVGPYKGKRIQDVKKDIQKGMVDDGKGVVYMEPEKKVISRSGDECVVALCDQWYLDYGEPMWKDMARTALSKMETYSEEVRKNFQATLDWLCEHACSRTYGLGTKLPWDESWLIESLSDSTIYMAYYTVAHYLQSGDLMGRSACPPYFIKPEDMTPEAWDYIFLNVASKTELQKKEALDAMKKEFEYWYPMDLRCSGKDLIPNHLSYCIFNHCAMWPEQPEKWVLGMRANGHLLLNSEKMSKSTGNFLTLADALDTFSADGMRLALADAGDGIEDANFVVTMADAGILRLYTFLEWVKEMLASLPSLRTGPTDSYVDRAFEADMSHGVVATKEHYHQMMFKEALRTGFFEFQAARDKYRELCVLRGMHRDLVMKFIELQAIILSPICPHICEHVWSMLGKKESIMHARWPVVPAPDETLLKSSQYLMDSVHEFRLRLKAFRTAGSKCSKKKDLSMHPPGPQMVRATIWVAKTFPPWQLTILTTLKQLFQKHNGLPDNKVVSAQLKDKPELKKHMKKVMPFAQAVREKVEKLGIDALNVTLDFDEREVLLENSRYILNTLEVDDVEVKFSDDPKAEEVIREECCPGQPRVVFCSDTFVNVCCINQQQSSGCFEVQVPVLDGDSAAKVLARLSRMSGHASFDGVNVKLLRYENPTAGPRSMPTLGCEETGKVAIPYDAIFHIKADKSGVEVELGGTRVDVGSQMTYVVVP